GCCGTTTCCTACCCGAGCGCGGCCAGCAACTCGCTGTTCGGCGGATTGATGGTGGCGTCCTTCGAGCGGAATGAGTAGCGAATCTTCCCGTCTTTTCCGATGACGAAAGAACCTTGAAGCCGCTTCACATTGCCCTGCGGGGCGGTGATGTAGTGGCCGCCCTTGGCGGCCCGAAGCGCGGCGGCAATCACGATGGGGCGTGGCGCGATGAGATTCCAGATGGAGGATTTGAACAGGCCGAAGGCCTTGTGGGCTTTTCCATCCACATCCGACAAGCCGCGGAACGGGTACCCCTTGGATTCAAATCTTTGCTTCATGGGTGCGGGTGGGGCCGGAGTGACGGCAACGATAGTTACGCCTTTCGCGTCGAACGCGGGTTTCTCCTCGCGCAACTGCGCGAGATGCTCTTTGCAGTAAGGTCAGCCGAGATGACGCGTGAAGACGAGGACGAGGGGATTGTTCTTCCAGAGAGTGGAGAGTTGGACCAACTGTCCGTCGGTGTCCACGAGTTCGAG
The nucleotide sequence above comes from Nitrospirota bacterium. Encoded proteins:
- a CDS encoding redoxin domain-containing protein — translated: MREEKPAFDAKGVTIVAVTPAPPAPMKQRFESKGYPFRGLSDVDGKAHKAFGLFKSSIWNLIAPRPIVIAAALRAAKGGHYITAPQGNVKRLQGSFVIGKDGKIRYSFRSKDATINPPNSELLAALG
- a CDS encoding redoxin domain-containing protein, whose protein sequence is MAVNKGDKAPDLELVDTDGQLVQLSTLWKNNPLVLVFTRHLG